In one Microvirgula aerodenitrificans DSM 15089 genomic region, the following are encoded:
- a CDS encoding LutB/LldF family L-lactate oxidation iron-sulfur protein, whose product MNAQPITVYPGTAFRSRSHEAVNDPLLRQSFRGAMDFLMSKRAAMFPDEAELQQLRTLGEAIRQRCLAKLPELLETLEANLTRNGVQVHWAETPEEANSIIQGLIARRGGKLAVKGKSMVSEETELNHHLAEHGIEAIESDMGEYIVQLAGEKPSHIIMPAIHKTKEQIAGLFHEHIPDTPYTTDVDELIQIGRHVLRDKYVSADAGISGVNFAVAETGTLCLVENEGNGRMCTTVPPMHIAITGIEKVVELLADVPPLYTLLTRSATGQPVTTYFNMISGPRKPGELDGPEEVHLVLLDNGRSQAYADEQLRKTLQCIRCGACMNHCPVYARVGGHAYGTVYPGPIGEIISPHLLGLEATASLPTASSLCGACGEVCPVRIPIPDLLIRLRTEAIRDPHEHPAHPLRGQGAGRDTRQLAAWRLWRFILTSPARYRVFSWLATRFRMLTPAKQLGWTQNHVPLKPAARTLSERMANRR is encoded by the coding sequence ATGAACGCCCAGCCGATTACGGTCTATCCCGGCACCGCCTTCCGTTCACGTTCGCACGAGGCGGTGAACGATCCGCTGTTGCGCCAGAGTTTCCGTGGTGCGATGGACTTCCTGATGAGCAAGCGCGCGGCCATGTTCCCGGACGAGGCCGAGCTGCAGCAGCTGCGCACGCTGGGCGAAGCCATCCGCCAGCGCTGCCTGGCCAAACTGCCCGAACTGCTGGAAACGCTGGAAGCCAACCTGACCCGCAACGGCGTCCAGGTGCACTGGGCGGAAACGCCGGAAGAAGCGAACTCGATCATCCAGGGCCTGATCGCCCGCCGTGGCGGCAAGCTGGCGGTCAAGGGCAAGTCGATGGTCAGCGAGGAAACCGAGCTCAACCATCATCTGGCCGAACACGGCATCGAGGCGATCGAATCCGACATGGGCGAGTACATCGTCCAGCTTGCCGGCGAAAAGCCCAGCCACATCATCATGCCGGCGATCCACAAGACCAAAGAGCAGATTGCCGGCCTGTTCCATGAACACATTCCCGACACCCCGTATACCACTGACGTCGACGAACTGATCCAGATCGGCCGCCATGTGCTGCGCGACAAGTATGTCAGCGCCGACGCCGGCATTTCCGGGGTGAACTTCGCCGTGGCCGAGACCGGCACGCTGTGTCTGGTCGAGAACGAAGGCAATGGCCGCATGTGCACGACGGTGCCGCCGATGCACATCGCCATCACCGGCATCGAAAAAGTGGTCGAGCTGCTGGCCGACGTGCCGCCGCTGTATACGCTGCTGACCCGCTCCGCCACCGGCCAGCCGGTGACCACCTACTTCAACATGATCTCCGGCCCGCGCAAGCCCGGCGAGCTCGACGGCCCGGAAGAAGTCCACCTGGTGCTGCTCGACAACGGCCGCAGCCAGGCCTACGCCGACGAACAGCTGCGCAAGACGCTGCAGTGCATCCGCTGCGGCGCGTGCATGAATCACTGCCCGGTCTACGCCCGCGTCGGCGGTCACGCCTACGGCACGGTGTACCCGGGTCCGATCGGCGAAATCATTTCGCCGCACCTGCTCGGCCTGGAAGCGACCGCCAGCCTGCCGACCGCCTCCAGCCTGTGCGGCGCCTGTGGCGAGGTCTGCCCGGTCCGGATTCCGATTCCCGACCTGCTGATCCGCCTGCGCACCGAGGCCATCCGCGATCCGCACGAGCACCCGGCCCATCCGCTGCGCGGCCAGGGCGCAGGGCGCGATACGCGCCAGCTCGCCGCCTGGCGCCTGTGGCGCTTTATTCTCACCAGTCCCGCCCGCTACCGGGTGTTCAGCTGGCTGGCGACCCGTTTCCGCATGCTGACGCCGGCAAAGCAGCTGGGCTGGACCCAGAACCACGTTCCGCTGAAGCCCGCTGCCCGGACCCTGTCCGAGCGCATGGCCAACCGTCGTTAA
- a CDS encoding lactate permease LctP family transporter, whose product MQTWTQIYEPLGSLGLSAAVAVLPIVFFFIALAVLRMKGHIAATLTTLIALAVAIFAYNMPVGMALASIGYGFLYGLWPISWIIITAVFLYKITVKTGQFEIIRASVVSITDDQRLQMILVGFSFGAFLEGAAGFGAPVAITAALLVGLGFNPLYAAGLCLIANTAPVAFGAMGVPIIVAGKVTGIDPHLIGQMAGHQLPLLSLLVPFWLVFMMDGLKGIRETWPAVLVAGATFAVTQFLTATYLGPELPDITSALVSLVCLTAFLKVWQPKNTFSFATMSVSAGGAATLGGSSASRPKADKPKLQYTMGQVIKAWSPFIILTAVVTIWSLKPFKALFDKDGVLAGLTIKFEMPYLHNLVIKAAPIVAEAKPMDAVFKFDVISATGTAILLTALISMLVLKMKPADGLKTFGETLNELKRPVFSIGMVLAFAFIANYSGLSSTLALVLAGTGAAFPFFSPFLGWMGVFLTGSDTSSNALFGSLQATTAHQIGVHDTLLVAANTTGGVTGKMISPQSIAVACAAVGLVGKESDLFRFTIKHSLLFATVIGIITYLQAYYFTWMIPG is encoded by the coding sequence ATGCAGACCTGGACGCAAATCTACGAGCCGCTCGGCAGCCTCGGCCTTTCGGCCGCCGTCGCCGTGCTGCCGATCGTGTTCTTCTTCATCGCGCTGGCGGTACTGCGCATGAAGGGGCACATCGCCGCCACCCTGACCACGCTGATCGCTCTGGCCGTGGCGATTTTCGCCTACAACATGCCGGTCGGCATGGCGCTGGCCTCGATCGGCTACGGCTTCCTCTACGGCCTGTGGCCGATTTCGTGGATCATCATCACGGCCGTGTTCCTGTACAAGATCACGGTCAAGACCGGTCAGTTCGAGATCATCCGCGCGTCGGTGGTATCGATCACCGATGACCAGCGGCTGCAGATGATTCTGGTCGGCTTCTCGTTCGGCGCCTTCCTGGAAGGCGCGGCGGGCTTCGGCGCACCGGTGGCCATCACCGCCGCGCTGCTGGTCGGCCTGGGCTTCAACCCGCTGTACGCCGCCGGCCTGTGCCTGATCGCCAACACCGCACCGGTGGCCTTCGGCGCGATGGGCGTGCCGATCATCGTCGCCGGCAAGGTGACGGGCATCGATCCGCACCTGATCGGCCAGATGGCCGGTCACCAGTTGCCGCTGCTGTCGCTGCTGGTTCCGTTCTGGCTGGTGTTCATGATGGACGGCCTCAAGGGCATCCGCGAAACCTGGCCGGCCGTGCTGGTGGCAGGCGCCACCTTCGCCGTCACCCAGTTCCTGACCGCCACCTACCTCGGGCCGGAACTGCCGGACATCACCTCCGCCCTGGTGAGCCTGGTGTGCCTGACCGCCTTCCTGAAGGTCTGGCAGCCGAAGAACACCTTCTCCTTCGCCACCATGTCGGTGTCGGCAGGGGGCGCCGCGACGCTGGGCGGCAGTAGCGCCAGCCGTCCGAAGGCCGACAAGCCGAAGCTGCAGTACACGATGGGTCAGGTCATCAAGGCCTGGTCGCCGTTCATCATCCTGACCGCCGTGGTGACCATCTGGAGCCTGAAGCCGTTCAAGGCCCTGTTCGACAAGGATGGCGTACTCGCCGGCCTGACCATCAAGTTTGAAATGCCGTACCTGCACAATCTGGTGATCAAGGCCGCGCCGATCGTCGCCGAAGCCAAGCCGATGGATGCGGTGTTCAAGTTCGACGTGATCTCCGCCACCGGTACCGCCATTCTGCTGACCGCCCTCATCTCGATGCTCGTGCTGAAGATGAAGCCGGCCGATGGCCTGAAGACCTTCGGCGAAACGCTGAACGAACTCAAGCGCCCGGTGTTCTCGATCGGCATGGTGCTGGCCTTCGCCTTTATCGCCAACTACTCGGGCCTGTCGTCGACGCTGGCCCTGGTGCTGGCCGGTACCGGCGCGGCGTTCCCGTTCTTCTCGCCGTTCCTCGGCTGGATGGGCGTGTTCCTGACCGGCTCCGATACCTCGTCCAACGCGCTGTTCGGCTCGCTGCAGGCCACCACCGCGCACCAGATCGGTGTCCACGACACGCTGCTGGTCGCCGCCAACACCACCGGTGGCGTGACCGGCAAGATGATCTCGCCGCAATCGATCGCCGTGGCTTGCGCCGCCGTGGGCCTGGTCGGCAAGGAATCCGACCTGTTCCGCTTCACGATCAAGCACAGCCTGCTGTTCGCGACCGTGATCGGCATCATCACCTACCTGCAGGCCTACTACTTCACCTGGATGATTCCGGGCTGA
- the gltS gene encoding sodium/glutamate symporter: protein MSWKLDSVTTLLMAVLILLLGAAINRRVGLLARCNIPEPVTGGIVFVALVSLFFSVSGHSIVLDPSARGPLLLAFFSTVGLDSDWTLLRRGGPRLLLFLSLIVPYVLLQNLIGLGLAWVFDLPPAMGLLTGSITLVGGYGSGEAYAQRFLDQFNLQGAEEVAMSMATFGLLVGGLTGGPVARWLMKRHRLPGASPAAGDHERPDGARVLVTLALVLACVAGGPAVAQQFADRAFEVPAFVWCLLIGVLLRNTGPRLHLFRVHGPTLEMLSALFLSLFLALSMLSLQRWAQLGLTFPLLLMVVIQTGVATLYAIRVCFRCMGQQYDAAVLSAGFCGFMVGSTATAVAGIQAVTRHYGPSPLAFLIVPLVGEFCVSLVNALVLTGFLSLPAFRMP from the coding sequence ATGTCGTGGAAACTGGACAGTGTGACAACGCTGCTGATGGCCGTGCTGATCCTGCTGCTGGGGGCGGCGATCAACCGTCGTGTCGGGCTTCTGGCCCGCTGCAACATTCCGGAGCCGGTAACGGGCGGCATTGTGTTCGTTGCGCTCGTCAGCCTGTTTTTTTCCGTTTCAGGCCACAGCATCGTGCTGGATCCGTCGGCGCGGGGGCCCTTGCTGCTGGCCTTTTTTTCTACCGTCGGGCTCGACTCGGACTGGACGCTGCTGAGGCGTGGCGGGCCGCGCCTGCTGCTGTTCCTGTCGCTGATCGTGCCGTACGTGCTGCTGCAGAACCTGATCGGGCTCGGCCTGGCCTGGGTGTTCGATCTGCCGCCGGCAATGGGGCTGCTGACCGGCTCGATCACCCTGGTTGGCGGCTACGGCAGTGGCGAGGCGTATGCGCAACGCTTTCTTGACCAGTTCAATCTGCAGGGCGCCGAGGAAGTGGCCATGAGCATGGCGACATTCGGGCTGCTGGTTGGCGGGCTGACGGGCGGGCCGGTGGCGCGCTGGCTGATGAAGCGCCACCGGCTGCCAGGTGCCAGCCCGGCCGCCGGCGACCATGAGCGGCCCGACGGTGCGCGGGTGCTGGTCACGCTGGCCCTGGTGCTGGCCTGCGTGGCGGGCGGCCCGGCTGTGGCGCAGCAGTTTGCCGACCGCGCCTTCGAGGTGCCGGCCTTCGTCTGGTGTCTGCTGATCGGCGTACTGCTGCGCAACACCGGGCCGCGCCTGCATCTGTTCCGCGTGCACGGGCCGACGCTGGAGATGTTGTCAGCGCTGTTTCTGTCCCTGTTCCTGGCCCTGTCGATGCTGTCACTGCAGCGCTGGGCACAGCTCGGGCTGACCTTCCCGCTGCTGCTGATGGTCGTGATCCAGACCGGCGTGGCAACCCTCTACGCGATCCGGGTCTGCTTTCGCTGCATGGGGCAGCAGTACGATGCAGCCGTGCTGTCGGCCGGTTTCTGCGGATTCATGGTTGGATCGACCGCGACCGCCGTGGCCGGCATCCAGGCGGTCACCCGCCACTACGGACCGTCGCCGCTGGCGTTCCTGATCGTGCCGCTGGTTGGCGAGTTCTGCGTCAGCCTGGTCAATGCGCTGGTCCTGACCGGTTTTCTGTCCCTGCCTGCCTTCCGGATGCCATGA
- a CDS encoding TAXI family TRAP transporter solute-binding subunit, with the protein MKPVCLLLLLLLAGCSPSPPPAQLVHDLQQRLDRDFGERRLVVETLDRLGSAPDRMAPAQRVVYFRVALRLGQPYDFGAWRTHNVARLAELIGCGPRGLYGVRAGGNWAGDTLRAFGRISYRRAGKGWQVVATPVAERAMPPAGRPVPPDTVERLTHALSTAVHALSGPARPASDRIVEEELGSALQNIENRLARLQQGLALASGERGGEYWRIGEAMATVRGSAPAVVNIATSGSVANLELLDDGTVGVAIVQADVLLAAARGEGVFSGRRPDGGLRLLARLYPEAVHVIVRDGLPVYRIADLRQRRVAIGSTDSGARQTVVEVLRRHGLTAANGLKAESMALRDALTLFAAGRLDAIIHTIGVPSADLAVLARSQRIRLLPLDNAVIEAMRRDNPVYLAFSIPADSYDGQRQAVATLAVPALLVARDTLSGDAVQRVLDLLYRQADFAALGSRQGAWIPRDAAGQAGGPVPMHVAAVPAVEGPP; encoded by the coding sequence ATGAAACCCGTCTGCCTGCTTCTGCTCCTGCTGCTGGCCGGCTGTTCGCCGTCACCGCCACCGGCACAACTCGTCCACGATCTGCAGCAGCGGCTTGACCGGGACTTTGGCGAGCGGCGGCTGGTGGTAGAGACGCTGGACCGGCTGGGCAGTGCGCCGGACCGCATGGCTCCCGCGCAGCGGGTGGTCTACTTTCGCGTCGCGCTCCGGCTGGGCCAGCCATACGACTTCGGCGCCTGGCGGACGCACAATGTGGCCCGGCTGGCCGAACTGATCGGCTGCGGTCCGCGCGGGCTGTACGGGGTGCGCGCCGGTGGCAACTGGGCCGGCGATACGCTGCGCGCCTTTGGCCGCATCAGCTATCGCCGTGCCGGCAAGGGCTGGCAGGTCGTGGCCACGCCGGTGGCGGAGAGAGCCATGCCGCCAGCGGGCAGGCCGGTACCGCCCGACACCGTCGAGCGGCTGACCCATGCGCTGTCGACTGCCGTACATGCGCTGTCCGGGCCGGCGCGACCGGCATCGGACCGCATTGTCGAAGAGGAGCTGGGCTCCGCACTGCAGAATATCGAGAACCGGCTGGCCCGGCTGCAGCAGGGACTTGCCCTGGCCAGCGGCGAACGCGGCGGCGAATACTGGCGCATCGGCGAGGCCATGGCGACCGTGCGTGGCAGCGCACCGGCAGTGGTCAATATCGCCACCAGTGGCAGCGTGGCGAACCTGGAACTGCTGGATGACGGGACGGTCGGCGTCGCCATTGTCCAGGCCGACGTGCTGCTGGCGGCCGCCAGGGGCGAGGGCGTGTTCAGCGGGCGGCGGCCGGATGGCGGGCTGCGCCTGCTGGCGCGGCTGTATCCGGAGGCGGTGCATGTCATCGTGCGTGACGGGTTGCCCGTGTACCGGATCGCCGACCTGCGCCAGCGACGGGTGGCGATCGGTTCGACCGACTCCGGCGCCCGGCAGACGGTGGTGGAAGTGCTGCGCCGGCATGGCCTGACCGCGGCCAATGGACTGAAGGCCGAATCGATGGCGTTGCGCGATGCGCTGACCCTGTTCGCCGCGGGCCGGCTCGATGCCATCATTCACACCATCGGGGTGCCGTCCGCCGATCTGGCCGTGCTGGCGCGCAGCCAGCGCATCCGTCTGCTGCCCCTGGACAACGCGGTGATCGAGGCGATGCGGCGGGACAATCCGGTGTATCTGGCGTTTTCCATTCCGGCCGACAGCTATGACGGGCAGCGGCAGGCAGTGGCGACACTGGCGGTGCCGGCGCTGCTGGTGGCACGCGACACCCTGAGCGGTGATGCGGTGCAACGTGTGCTCGACCTGCTGTACCGGCAGGCGGATTTCGCAGCGCTGGGCAGTCGCCAGGGGGCGTGGATCCCGCGCGATGCCGCCGGGCAGGCCGGCGGACCGGTGCCGATGCATGTGGCCGCCGTGCCGGCCGTCGAAGGGCCGCCATGA
- a CDS encoding (Fe-S)-binding protein: MTASCPRPQDVYFFGTCLLDLFLPDAGVDAVALLEREGIRVHYPQGQSCCGQPAYTTGVPDEAREVARAQLGLFPQDWPIVVPSGSCGGMIRHHWPTLFAGDRDEALACTLSARVVELSDFLLNVLDWHPQDQGAPAKVAVHTSCSARREMGTHLNSWALVDRLANVERVVHGHESECCGFGGTFSIRHPDIAGAMVEDKAASLQQSGATEFVTADAGCLMNINGKLCKDNAPFNGKHLATFLLERTGGKA, translated from the coding sequence ATGACGGCAAGCTGTCCCCGGCCGCAGGACGTGTATTTCTTCGGCACCTGCCTGCTGGACCTGTTCCTGCCGGATGCCGGCGTCGATGCCGTCGCCCTGCTCGAGCGCGAAGGCATCCGGGTCCACTATCCGCAGGGCCAGAGCTGCTGCGGACAGCCGGCCTACACCACCGGGGTGCCGGACGAGGCGCGCGAAGTGGCCCGGGCGCAGCTGGGGCTGTTTCCGCAGGACTGGCCGATCGTGGTGCCGTCCGGTTCCTGTGGCGGCATGATCAGGCATCACTGGCCAACGCTGTTCGCCGGCGACCGCGACGAGGCCCTGGCCTGTACGCTGTCGGCCCGCGTGGTCGAGCTGTCCGATTTCCTGCTCAATGTGCTCGACTGGCATCCGCAGGACCAGGGCGCGCCGGCAAAAGTCGCGGTCCACACCTCCTGCAGTGCGCGCCGCGAGATGGGCACCCACCTGAACAGCTGGGCGCTGGTCGACCGCCTCGCCAACGTCGAGCGCGTGGTCCATGGCCATGAGTCGGAATGCTGCGGCTTCGGCGGTACCTTCAGCATCCGTCACCCGGATATCGCCGGCGCGATGGTCGAGGACAAGGCCGCCTCGCTGCAGCAGAGCGGCGCCACCGAGTTCGTTACCGCCGACGCCGGCTGTCTGATGAACATCAACGGCAAGCTGTGCAAGGACAATGCCCCGTTCAACGGCAAGCACCTGGCCACCTTCCTGCTCGAACGCACCGGAGGCAAGGCATGA
- a CDS encoding LutC/YkgG family protein translates to MSARNSILGKLRAAPAAAAVEPDIAAFYAARLQRPLTAMIAEWAMMMRAVRTEVVFCREPDWDAALVRVVSDKQIGRLLLAPATAHGKRAMDTLAAQPKPPRMHGYDRAIDEWKAELFNEVDAGFTSVRAGICSTGSLIAWPTPDEPRTMSLVPPVHIALFDASRMYDTLYQAMQVEGWKNGLPTNSLLISGPSKTSDIQQTVAYGAHGPRELIVLCVLPTDVSVNDVEGTAQ, encoded by the coding sequence ATGAGCGCACGCAACAGCATTCTCGGCAAGCTGCGCGCCGCCCCGGCAGCCGCAGCGGTCGAACCCGATATTGCGGCGTTCTACGCCGCCCGCCTGCAACGCCCGCTGACGGCGATGATTGCCGAATGGGCGATGATGATGCGTGCCGTGCGCACCGAGGTGGTGTTCTGCCGCGAACCGGACTGGGACGCCGCACTGGTGCGCGTAGTCAGCGACAAACAGATCGGCCGCCTGCTGCTGGCACCGGCGACGGCGCACGGCAAACGGGCGATGGACACCCTCGCCGCACAGCCGAAGCCGCCGCGCATGCACGGTTACGACCGCGCCATCGACGAATGGAAGGCCGAACTGTTCAACGAGGTCGATGCCGGCTTCACCAGCGTGCGCGCCGGCATCTGCAGTACCGGCAGCCTGATCGCCTGGCCGACGCCGGACGAGCCGCGCACCATGAGTCTGGTGCCACCGGTCCATATCGCGCTGTTCGACGCCAGCCGCATGTACGACACCCTGTACCAGGCCATGCAGGTCGAAGGCTGGAAAAACGGCCTGCCGACCAACTCGCTGCTGATCTCCGGTCCGTCCAAGACCTCGGACATCCAACAGACCGTCGCCTACGGCGCCCATGGTCCGCGCGAACTGATTGTATTGTGCGTGCTGCCGACTGACGTTTCCGTCAACGACGTGGAAGGAACCGCGCAATGA
- a CDS encoding FAD-binding and (Fe-S)-binding domain-containing protein, producing MMSASHQAFYTAVRQSIPDERLITDPTRTLAYGTDGSFYRLVPKIVIRAESESEIRTVLREAHAVGVAVTFRAAGTSLSGQAVSDSVLVTLGDNWNGQQILDGGARIRLQPGVIGQHANNTLAPLGRKIGPDPASIATAKIGGMAANNSSGMCCGTKQNGYHTLSAIRVVLPDGAVLDTGDALSVAAFRESHAVLLAGLAQLAADIRANPALEQKIRHKYRLKNTTGYGINALVDFDDPVDMLAHLMIGSEGTLAFISSITYDTVPDHPHKASSLTLFHDLDACCRAVTALREQAPVDAVELIDAKSIRAVQDKAGLPDFLYGEIPDAAAALLIETRAPSAAILADQCAAINGLVAGFTPAAESGFATDAGVTAIYWSVRSGLFPAVGAVRPVGTTVVIEDVAFPIEHLADGVRRLNVLFERYGYHEALLFGHALEGNLHFVFTPSFDTADEVRRYSDFMDAVSELVAVEFGGSLKAEHGTGRNVAPFVRLEWGGDAYDIMLTIKRLFDPHGVLNPDVIISANEQVHLQNLKAMPAADPLVDRCIECGFCEPACPSNGLSLTPRQRIVLWRAINDLRRSGADAERLEAFERDYPYYGIDTCAATGMCATRCPVGINTGELMKKLKGPTRSPGMATWSATHMRTLTAAARTGLGAFHAARSVLGDDTAIGATRLAHKLFPTIPILPASTPRPAAALPAPAAHGEPVVYFVSCVNRTLAEGSHGRDSVAASTVSLFAKAGLRAIYPEQLASLCCGQPFDSKNATQAANRASADTNAALLAASRNGEIPVYVDNGPCALRLLDAQKAGLVDPRLKLYDAASFLTKFVVPKLDFPHRVASLAVHVPCNASKMGVGPQLVALARQCAERVTVPDIACCGFAGDKGFTTPELNANSLKRLKPAIGGCDSGVSMSRTCQIGLTAHGDIEYQSIEALLDQCSCTRQTDTLPA from the coding sequence ATGATGTCCGCCTCGCATCAGGCGTTTTACACCGCCGTCCGCCAGTCGATCCCCGACGAACGGCTGATTACCGACCCGACCCGCACCCTGGCCTACGGGACCGACGGCAGCTTTTACCGGCTGGTGCCGAAGATCGTCATCCGCGCCGAAAGCGAAAGCGAAATCCGCACCGTGCTGCGCGAGGCGCATGCGGTCGGCGTGGCCGTCACCTTCCGCGCCGCCGGTACCTCGCTGTCCGGTCAGGCGGTCAGCGACTCGGTGCTGGTCACGCTGGGCGACAACTGGAACGGCCAGCAGATCCTCGATGGCGGCGCGCGCATCCGGCTGCAACCGGGCGTGATCGGTCAGCACGCGAACAACACCCTGGCGCCGCTGGGCCGCAAGATCGGCCCGGACCCGGCATCGATCGCCACCGCAAAGATTGGCGGCATGGCGGCCAACAACTCCAGCGGCATGTGCTGCGGCACCAAGCAGAATGGCTACCACACGCTGTCGGCAATCCGGGTCGTGCTGCCGGACGGTGCCGTGCTGGACACCGGCGACGCCCTCAGCGTTGCGGCCTTCCGCGAATCGCATGCCGTCCTGCTGGCCGGGCTGGCGCAGCTGGCGGCCGACATCCGCGCCAACCCGGCGCTGGAACAGAAGATCCGCCACAAGTACCGGCTGAAGAACACCACCGGCTACGGCATCAACGCCCTGGTCGACTTTGATGACCCGGTCGACATGCTGGCCCACCTGATGATCGGCTCGGAAGGCACGCTGGCCTTTATCAGCAGCATCACTTACGACACCGTGCCGGATCATCCGCACAAGGCCAGCTCGCTGACCCTGTTCCACGATCTCGATGCCTGCTGCCGTGCGGTGACGGCGCTGCGCGAGCAGGCGCCGGTCGACGCGGTCGAGCTGATCGACGCCAAGAGCATCCGCGCCGTGCAGGACAAGGCCGGTCTGCCGGACTTCCTCTACGGCGAGATTCCCGATGCAGCCGCCGCGCTGCTGATCGAAACCCGCGCGCCGAGCGCCGCCATCCTCGCCGACCAGTGCGCGGCCATCAACGGGCTGGTGGCCGGATTTACCCCGGCGGCGGAAAGCGGTTTCGCCACCGATGCCGGCGTCACCGCCATCTACTGGTCGGTGCGCTCCGGGCTGTTCCCGGCGGTCGGCGCGGTACGCCCGGTCGGCACCACGGTGGTGATCGAGGATGTCGCCTTCCCGATCGAGCACCTGGCCGATGGCGTGCGCCGGCTCAACGTGCTGTTCGAGCGCTATGGCTATCACGAGGCGCTGCTGTTCGGCCATGCGCTGGAAGGCAATCTGCACTTCGTCTTCACCCCGAGTTTCGACACCGCTGACGAAGTCCGCCGCTACAGCGACTTCATGGACGCGGTCAGCGAACTGGTTGCGGTCGAATTCGGCGGCTCGCTGAAGGCCGAGCACGGCACCGGCCGCAACGTTGCCCCGTTCGTCAGGCTGGAGTGGGGCGGCGATGCCTACGACATCATGCTGACCATCAAGCGCCTGTTCGATCCGCATGGCGTACTGAACCCGGACGTGATCATCAGCGCCAACGAGCAGGTCCACCTGCAGAACCTGAAGGCGATGCCGGCCGCCGACCCGCTGGTCGACCGCTGCATCGAATGCGGCTTCTGCGAACCGGCCTGTCCGAGCAACGGCCTGTCACTGACGCCACGCCAGCGCATCGTGCTGTGGCGGGCGATCAACGACCTGCGCCGCAGCGGCGCCGACGCCGAACGGCTGGAAGCCTTCGAGCGCGACTACCCGTATTACGGCATCGACACCTGCGCCGCGACCGGCATGTGCGCGACCCGCTGCCCGGTCGGCATCAACACCGGCGAGCTGATGAAAAAGCTCAAGGGACCGACGCGCAGTCCGGGCATGGCGACCTGGTCGGCCACCCACATGCGCACGCTGACCGCTGCCGCCCGTACCGGGCTCGGCGCCTTCCATGCCGCCCGCAGCGTGCTTGGCGACGACACTGCCATCGGCGCCACCCGGCTGGCGCACAAGCTGTTCCCGACCATCCCGATCCTGCCGGCGTCGACACCGCGCCCCGCCGCCGCCCTGCCGGCCCCGGCCGCGCATGGTGAGCCGGTCGTGTACTTCGTCAGTTGCGTGAACCGCACCCTGGCCGAGGGCAGCCACGGTCGCGACAGCGTGGCCGCCAGCACCGTCAGCCTGTTCGCCAAGGCCGGCCTGCGCGCGATCTACCCCGAGCAGCTGGCCAGCCTGTGCTGCGGCCAGCCCTTCGATTCCAAGAACGCCACCCAGGCCGCCAACCGCGCCAGCGCCGACACCAACGCCGCGCTGCTGGCCGCGTCGCGCAATGGCGAAATTCCGGTCTATGTCGACAACGGACCGTGCGCGCTGCGCCTGCTCGACGCACAGAAAGCCGGTCTGGTCGACCCGCGACTGAAGCTGTACGACGCCGCCAGCTTCCTGACCAAGTTCGTGGTACCAAAGCTGGACTTCCCGCACAGGGTCGCCAGCCTGGCGGTCCACGTACCGTGCAACGCCAGCAAGATGGGGGTCGGCCCTCAGCTGGTGGCGCTGGCCCGGCAGTGCGCCGAGCGGGTGACCGTGCCGGACATCGCCTGCTGCGGTTTTGCCGGTGACAAGGGTTTCACCACCCCGGAACTGAACGCCAACAGCCTGAAACGGCTGAAGCCGGCCATTGGCGGCTGTGATTCCGGCGTGTCGATGAGTCGTACCTGCCAGATCGGACTGACGGCGCACGGCGACATCGAATACCAGAGCATCGAAGCACTGCTCGACCAGTGCAGCTGTACACGGCAGACCGATACTCTCCCTGCCTGA